A window of Ananas comosus cultivar F153 linkage group 4, ASM154086v1, whole genome shotgun sequence contains these coding sequences:
- the LOC109708460 gene encoding L-ascorbate oxidase homolog: MANSPALLLPLLLLGFVLFVAPPLLVSADDPYRYFTWTVTYGDIYPLGSKQQGILINGQFPGPRIDCVTNDNIIVNVINKIDVPFLITWNGIKQRKNSWQDGVLGTNCPIPPNSNYTYKFQTKDQIGSFFYFPSVGMQRSAGGFGALNVYQRPLIPVPYPTPSGDFTLLIGDWYRTSHKVLQQTLDSGKDLSFPDGLIINGGQPTAFNGDQGKTYLFRISNVGLTNSINFRIQNHKLKLVEVEGTHTLQNTYDSLDIHVGQSLAVLVTLDQPAKDYYIVASTRFTRKILTATALLHYSGSNSPVTGSIPPSPPYQVHGSMQQARTFRWNLTASAARPNPQGSYHYGTIPRARSLHIFNSAPMIGGKQRYAVNGVSYVVPDTPLKLADNFNIANVFAWDSLPFPPTAGPAVLGTPVVRFNLHDFIEIVFENTENTIQTWHLDGYDFWVVGYGLGKWTQNVTKSYNLVDAVTRHTVQVYPNGWSAILVSLDNEGMWNLRSSMWARQYLGQQFYFRVWTPQKSYSNEYDIPPNTLLCGKAAGLHH, encoded by the exons ATGGCGAATTCGCCGgcgcttcttctccctctcctcctcctcggcttCGTCCTCTTCGTGGCCCCGCCGCTCCTCGTCTCCGCCGACGACCCCTACCGCTACTTCACCTGGACCGTCACGTACGGCGACATCTACCCCCTCGGATCCAAGCAACAG GGGATTTTGATCAATGGGCAATTCCCGGGCCCCCGCATCGATTGCGTCACCAACGACAACATTATCGTCAATGTAATCAACAAGATCGATGTGCCCTTCCTCATTACTTG GAATGGGATTAAGCAGAGGAAAAACTCATGGCAAGACGGAGTATTGGGCACAAATTGCCCTATTCCCCCAAATTCGAACTACACTTACAAGTTCCAAACGAAGGACCAAATCGGGAGCTTCTTCTACTTCCCCTCCGTCGGCATGCAGAGATCTGCGGGCGGTTTCGGCGCTCTAAATGTGTATCAGAGGCCGCTGATTCCCGTCCCTTACCCCACCCCTAGTGGGGATTTCACTTTACTCATTGGTGATTGGTATAGGACCAGTCATAAG gTGTTGCAGCAAACTTTGGATTCGGGAAAAGATCTATCTTTCCCTGATGGGCTTATCATTAATGGTGGTCAGCCGACAGCCTTCAACGGAGATCAAG GGAAAACCTACCTGTTTAGGATCTCGAATGTTGGGCTAACAAACTCCATCAACTTCCGGATTCAGAACCACAAGCTGAAGCTTGTGGAAGTTGAAGGAACGCACACACTTCAGAACACCTATGACTCCCTTGACATCCACGTGGGCCAGTCATTGGCCGTCTTGGTTACACTTGATCAGCCTGCCAAAGACTACTATATTGTTGCCTCGACCCGGTTCACCAGGAAGATTCTTACCGCAACGGCGCTCTTGCACTATAGTGGCTCGAACTCCCCGGTCACTGGCTCCATCCCGCCCAGCCCTCCTTACCAAGTTCATGGGTCCATGCAGCAAGCTAGGACCTTTAG GTGGAACTTAACAGCAAGTGCGGCAAGGCCTAACCCTCAGGGCTCATACCATTATGGGACTATTCCTAGGGCAAGGTCACTACATATATTTAATTCCGCACCGATGATTGGTGGGAAGCAACGCTATGCAGTTAATGGTGTGTCATATGTCGTGCCTGATACGCCTTTAAAGCTTGCAGATAATTTCAATATTGCAAATGTGTTTGCTTGGGATAGCCTCCCATTTCCACCTACAGCTGGCCCAGCTGTACTTGGCACCCCAGTTGTTCGGTTCAATCTGCATGATTTCATTGAGATAGTGTTTGAAAACACAGAAAATACGATCCAAACATGGCATCTTGATGGCTACGACTTCTGGGTTGTTGG CTATGGTTTAGGGAAATGGACACAGAATGTCACCAAGAGTTATAATTTGGTTGATGCTGTCACCAGGCATACAGTTCAG GTTTATCCCAACGGATGGTCCGCAATATTGGTATCTTTGGACAACGAAGGAATGTGGAACCTTAGATCATCGATGTGGGCGAGGCAATACTTAGGCCAGCAGTTCTACTTCAGAGTGTGGACTCCGCAGAAGAGCTACTCCAATGAGTATGACATTCCCCCGAATACTCTACTGTGTGGCAAGGCTGCTGGTCTCCACCATTAG